The stretch of DNA GGCCTGCTCTTCGCTCATCAGCAAGTCATCGACTGACGATTCGATTTCAGTCATTGGCGGATCACCACGGCAGTCAGGTTGTCCCGGGCGGCGCCACGCAGGGCGCCGTCGAACAGACGTTCCAGCGCCACGTGCGGCGCGCTGAGGCTGAGGGCATTGCCAAGGGCATCGCTGCTCAGGCCCTGATACAAACCATCGCTGCACAACAAGAACGCATCGCCCGGATAGACCTCGAGTTCGAGGACATCCAGGGTCAGTTGTTCAGCCGCGCCGACGGCTCGGGTCAAGGCCTGAGCCGCCGGATGCGCTGCGGCCTGTTCGACGCTCATCTGTTGCTCGTCGATCAGTTGCTGTTGCAGCGAATGGTCCTTGGACAGCTGATACAACCGCTGCCCGCGCCACATATAGCAACGGCTGTCGCCGGCCCAGATGCAGGCCGCGCGATTGCCTTCCACCAGCAGCGCCACGACGGTGCTGCCCATGATGCTGTCGTGACGCCCGGCGGTGACCGTCAACTCTTGCCCCAAACGCCGGTTCAGCCAGTGCAGGCACTGGCGGATGGCTTTGAGGCGTTCGTCGAAGTCCTCGTGCTGCGGCAGTTCAGCCAGGCTGGCGACGATCAACTGGCTGGCGATGTCGCCACCCTGATGACCGCCCATGCCGTCCGCGACCACCCACAGCCCCTGCTGTGGCGAGTCGAGGAAAGCATCTTCGTTGCGCGCCCGCACCTTGCCCGGGTCGGTACGCGCCGCGCTGCGCCAGGGACTGGCCACCAGCATCAGAGCTGCACCGGCATACGGAAGGTGCGCAGCACGCCCATGTCGAACGGGTTCGGCGTGCGCTGGCTGGTCAGCAGGTAGTTGGCGCGCAGGCCACCTACGTCGGCTTTCAGCACCAGCACGTCGCGACCGGTCAGGTACTCGGTCTGCATCAGGTCGAACAGACGGAACAGCGACCATGGGCCGGAGTTCTTCTCGATGCCGATCGGACGACCCGCCATCTTGTCCATGACCAGACTGGTACGACCATCTTCAGCATCGGTCGGCCACTTGAACGTCATTGGCAGAATCGGACCGTGGCGGTATTCCATGGTCTTGTCGCCGAACTTGAACTCGGAACGGCTGACGGCCGGGTCGAGGGTGTACGGCTCCAGCTTGAACTGCACGGTCGGCTCGGCCGGGTTGATCGAGAAGAAGCTCTGACGAATCGTCAGGGCTGCCGCCATCTGGTCGAGATACATCTTCGACACCGGCAGGCTGTGACCGTCGACACTGCGCATCCGGTAGTTGCCCGGATCACCGCTGACGAACGGACGCATGTAGCTGTCGAAGAAGCGGTCGACGGTGCCTTGAGCCCGGAAGAACTCGCGGAAGTCGCTGATCGCCACGTCGCTGGTGCTGCTGGCGCTGAACGGATAGCGCTTGCTGATGGTCTTGCCATACACGCTGTACAGCTCGTTCTGATAACGGCCGTTCAGGTATTGGTAGGCATCGTTGAGCACCAGGCGCCACGAGTCTTCGGCCAGTACGTTGAACCACACGCTCAGTGGACGCGGCAGGCGACCCGAGGCAGCACGCAGATTGGTCAGCGCATCACGCTGGCCGCTCATGCGGGTTTTCGCCAGTTCGAACGCAGCTTGTTCCGGCGTACTGGAACGAGCCAGACCGGACAGTTGCAGTTGCAGGTCGTTGAGCGCGCTGAGGGCCGGGGTCAGGTCAGCGGCCGGGCCGTTGTTGTCATCGAGCAAACGGTGTAGCGGCTCGAAACGGCGTTGCAGCGATTTCTTCGCGGTGTCCGGCAGGTTCTTCGCCACGTTCATCGCCGAAGCCTTGTCCGCGACAGCCGAGGCCAGTTTGCCGACCTTGCCCAGTTTGCCCTTCTGCCCTGCCAGCGCATCAGCGGCATCACCGGCTTCATCCACCGGATCGGCAGCGGCCGGGAAGCGCGTGTTCTCGCGCACTTCGGTGAGCAATGCCAGCACCGGCGAGTTGGCCGAGGTCAGGCCCGCCAGTTGCTCGGCGCCT from Pseudomonas sp. P8_229 encodes:
- a CDS encoding PP2C family protein-serine/threonine phosphatase, producing the protein MLVASPWRSAARTDPGKVRARNEDAFLDSPQQGLWVVADGMGGHQGGDIASQLIVASLAELPQHEDFDERLKAIRQCLHWLNRRLGQELTVTAGRHDSIMGSTVVALLVEGNRAACIWAGDSRCYMWRGQRLYQLSKDHSLQQQLIDEQQMSVEQAAAHPAAQALTRAVGAAEQLTLDVLELEVYPGDAFLLCSDGLYQGLSSDALGNALSLSAPHVALERLFDGALRGAARDNLTAVVIRQ